In Holophagales bacterium, one DNA window encodes the following:
- the pilO gene encoding type 4a pilus biogenesis protein PilO, which yields MAFQTGLEGKPWYVGAAVGLFLGAAIVGAGYYVALTPKFEEIARQDRQLAELQVKIQEGRAAKQKLPQFREEVRRLELELDKLLRILPARRNTQDLLRRLRQLTEAGNFDLKRFTPGGFSDKEFYSEWPITVQLDGTYHNLALLFDRVSRFSRIINVENLKIETYRQIGRAHTISASFVAVTFIYKETPPPAPTAPRGPRPPKAGG from the coding sequence ATGGCTTTTCAGACCGGACTCGAAGGCAAGCCGTGGTACGTCGGCGCGGCCGTCGGCCTGTTTCTGGGCGCGGCGATCGTCGGTGCCGGCTACTACGTCGCGCTGACGCCGAAGTTCGAGGAGATCGCCCGCCAGGACCGGCAGCTCGCCGAGCTGCAGGTGAAGATCCAGGAGGGGCGTGCCGCGAAGCAGAAACTCCCGCAGTTCCGGGAGGAGGTGCGGCGCCTGGAGCTCGAGCTCGACAAGCTCCTCCGCATCCTTCCGGCGCGGCGCAACACGCAGGACCTGCTGCGCCGCCTGCGGCAGCTGACCGAGGCCGGCAATTTCGATCTCAAGCGCTTCACGCCCGGCGGCTTCTCGGACAAGGAGTTCTACAGCGAGTGGCCGATCACGGTGCAGCTCGACGGCACCTACCACAACCTGGCGTTGCTTTTCGATCGCGTGAGCCGCTTCTCCCGCATCATCAACGTGGAGAACCTGAAGATCGAAACCTACCGGCAGATCGGCAGGGCGCACACCATCAGCGCCAGCTTCGTGGCGGTCACGTTCATCTACAAGGAGACGCCCCCGCCGGCGCCGACGGCACCGCGAGGACCGCGCCCGCCGAAGGCGGGTGGGTGA
- a CDS encoding PilN domain-containing protein gives MIKINLIAEGKRPVATRKAAPKLGLGGGDVGVWLIVAGLVLGLGVFGGWWYMLERKIDRKNEEIASAQREVDELALVIKEVDEYKAKKGELEHKIAVINQLKLNQRGPVQIMDLISRALPELLWLTAAEVNSGNITLVGEAFNTNAVANFLENLDRVPEFTEPILRDTERRGPTYGFSISFAYQPAPAVTPAAPGPAAAEAGQPPAGAAGAR, from the coding sequence ATGATCAAGATCAACTTGATCGCGGAGGGCAAGCGGCCGGTCGCCACGCGCAAGGCCGCTCCGAAGCTCGGTCTCGGCGGTGGCGATGTCGGTGTGTGGCTGATCGTCGCCGGCCTGGTGCTCGGCTTGGGCGTCTTCGGTGGCTGGTGGTACATGCTGGAGCGCAAGATCGACCGGAAGAACGAGGAGATTGCGTCGGCCCAGCGGGAAGTCGACGAGCTCGCGCTGGTCATCAAGGAAGTGGACGAGTACAAGGCGAAGAAGGGCGAGCTCGAGCACAAGATCGCCGTGATCAACCAGCTCAAGCTGAATCAGCGGGGCCCGGTCCAGATCATGGACCTGATCTCGCGGGCCCTGCCCGAGCTCCTCTGGCTGACCGCTGCCGAAGTCAACTCCGGCAACATCACCCTCGTCGGCGAGGCGTTCAATACCAACGCGGTCGCCAACTTTCTGGAGAACCTCGATCGCGTTCCGGAGTTCACCGAGCCGATCCTGCGCGATACCGAGCGGCGCGGCCCCACGTACGGTTTCTCCATCAGCTTCGCCTACCAGCCGGCGCCGGCGGTGACGCCTGCGGCGCCCGGTCCGGCTGCTGCCGAGGCTGGCCAGCCGCCGGCCGGCGCGGCCGGGGCGCGGTAA